tccttcacaacttgtggatgtttagatctttgatagatcttaacctattatgtggaaatcggttagatctaagctaatcatagtggaatgaggccaaaacatgatgttcttcaagaacaccatgatgacatcacccaagaacacttagatcttggtgatttcacggttagaatccaagttttgaaagatagaaaggtgtagaatcaagtaatgatcaagatcgtacaagaattagagtgaaaacttaccgggattgagagaaatctgagaaaaggtgaagaagatagctggttcggtcagagctttccaaaaatggaaagtatgacaatgacagccctatttataggctccaaaagaggaaagtgtcagccgatcggccaggagctccgatcgagtaggctgctcgatcggctggcaagatgctagccgatcggctggcctgttcgatcaggttgcctcctgctcgatccgcgacacacttcgagtattttgcgacgattttccacgtttcgatttcgatggacgatgataccaATACGGtagggttcctagtcaaattacttttaatcccaactactatatctaacatacaatctcctataagtcacgtttcgatgtcggtttagattgagttcgattgcttttcgagtttcgattcgattttcgattgatttgcttgaataccacaccaaacataaagtgaacatgcacaagtaacacataaggcacacacacacgtataacaacaccacaattcgcataattcgagtctcgagttcgattgattgttggatcggtttgattactgattagttaactttatcgcattgttacttcctatcattcacaatcgtagatcggttcgctttaaaacacattcgatttaCTTCGagtcttgctgattacaacacttactccacataatacaactaaaacataaaatcgactatttacagtcaaagaaagtcaaagttgacttgaactttgactttgactttgacattcgaaaacacggggtgttacacaaatGCTCACTTATCCAAAAAAAAATGCTATAATAAGTAAAAAAATATGAAATCAAATTAATAAATTTTACATACCACATACCAtaaattttaacgttattttactaattttgtgaaaataactTAAACAGCcgaggacggttaatcatgcatcatgtgatgacgttgatagctgaaagacaaaagggtacatgcactaatcggtctttgtcccaattgctgagtgttatgtgccttatgtccaaggcttgatgcaaaactactatcgagccgtgGGTCTCACTTGAAGCAGTCTCtttattcctacggggtagaggtaaagTTGTCTACATCTTATCCTTCTCAGACTCTACCTTtactttgctattggtgggatttactgagtatgatgatgataccATAAACACAACATATGTAATTAAAGCTTATACATCAAGCTTTGTAAATGTATTATGCATCTTATGGTTGTATCCAATGTGGGTTTACAACTTTGAGCCACAAGAAAAGTGGTTATCGCGTAGGGTGTCCCATGATAATGCGTAAGTATGTAGAAAACATAAGAACATATGTAGTGGGGCTTGAACTTCAAGCTCATTCCCTGTAAATTCTAGTTATATCTTAATTATTAACGCGTACACCATTTTAATCCTGCCTTTTATCGACTAACTCTACAAAGATTGACAACTTTTTCACCACAATTTTGGTTGTTTCTTAATTACGTAATAATAAGAAAATCTTATACGTTACACGTATCaatatatttaaaattaaatttaattaaataaTGATTGTCCGTTATAACAACCTTAAGAAGCTTCCACAAACCATCACAGATATACCACAACAGTCTACCACCATTTTCCCCTTTCACGTTATCAAAACCCAACACCTCCACAACAATGGCGGTTTCATCTTCATCACTCATCCTCTCTCCACCATCACTCACCAAATCACACCtcacctctctttctctctcatgGAAACAACTTCCTCGAAACCTCTCTCTTCcacgtcaccaccgccgccgtgCGCCACCAATTTTCGCCGTCGTCGTCTCCATGAACTCCAAACCTACAATTCTCGTCGCCGAAAAACTCGGTGACGCAGGCCTCGATCTGTTAAAATCATTCGCAAACGTTGATTGTTCGTATAACTTGAGTCCTGAAGAACTCTGCACGAAGATATCGCTCTGTGACGCGTTGATTGTACGGAGCGGGACTAAGGTGAGCCGCGAGGTGTTTGAATCGTCCGGTGGCCGGCTTAAGGTCGTTGGACGCGCCGGCGTTGGTATTGATAATGTGGATCTGGCTGCGGCGACGGAGCATGGTTGTCTTGTGGTTAATGCGCCCACGGCTAATACGGTTGCGGCTGCGGAGCATGGGATTGCTCTTCTTACTGCTATGGCTCGGAATGTTGCTCAGGCGGACGCCTCTATTAAAGCCGGTTTGTGGTTCTCTGATTTTGTATTAGTTGATGTATGTGATTATGCCGTTTTGTGATCGATAAGATGTAACATCGACTTCATAATGAGTATTCATGTTTCACATATTATTAATAGGTTGTGAATTTGTATGCAGACTAGTTATCTTTTCTATTTTCTCTTAAGTTTAACTTGTCTGAGCATTTCTGTTCAGTATTGCTGTGGTTTGCCattaggctatgcggtatggtagaggcccatccttggaggatgatccgccacatAAGCGCCACGTAGATCGGGTgtgaggatggggcaaagaggATGGAGGTAAGGAAATGGGGGATGGgcctaaaatatatatgtatatgttgtatgtatatgtgtgtgagaGAGGGGAGGCCCGTCGAATTCGTCACACCCCCGACGATCTCGACGAAGGAGGCACGGCGACGAAGTGGGGGAAATGGAGAGGGGGCACCATGTCGGGGCAAGACAGGGCGGGACGGGGACCATACCGTCCAGCCTTATGTGTGTCAAGTTTTCTGTTAGTTGACTATGTTTGAGCAAAAGTTGTTGAAGTGTTACTTTCTGCTAGCTAGTCTGTATAATGTACTGGATTATGTTAATTGTCATGTCTACTATTAATGTTATGCCAATTTGTCAAATCCAACTTTTGTAAAGCATTGTTGTTTATGATGCTTATGTGCTTGATAAGCACTATTCAATGCTTATTTTTCTTGTTGAAAAAGTTGTTAGTTGGTTGTACTATTAGTTGATAAAATGTTTCTTTCCAGTAATTCGTCGTATTGCTTGAAGACCTTTTAGCATCTTATATCATCTTATTAGATACATAAGCTCTGATTGTTAAGTGATTTAGttcatcttattttcaaaattctacTGGATTGAATGTGATTATGCTCATTCGTAATGGATATTGGATAAGATGTGAAATTCAGTTCATAGATAGATGAAATGTGATAAATATTTCAGTTTCACATACTATATATTAGTTTGGAGATTTGTATGCAGACCAGTTATTCCTTTATTTTCCCTTATGTCCAACTAGTCTGAGCATATATGTTCAATTGTTCTGTGGTTTTTGGTCCTAAAAGTGTAAAGTTCATAACCATTAGTTAAGTTATTTGTTAGTTGACTACGTTTGAGCAAAAGCTCTTAAAGTATTGCTTTCTGCTAACTAGTCTGTATAATGTACCAAATCAtgggattaggatcaaatacaaaggatcctaattgtaagaagtgtaagaaggatttatagagtgacaagtgtccaataacctaaaactaaacccactacacaaaaaaaccccactacaaaaaaaaaaaaaaaccttaaacatccaccaccaccaaaaacctaaccccccccccccacccccacatcacccacccaaaaaaaaaaagtttttttttttttttttttttttttttttttttttttttgtgccgagggggtggggggtgggggtaggggtgggggtgggtgtttagttttttttagattttttttaggtttttggggggtgggggggggggttaggttttttggggttttttttggtgaggtatagtttttttttttgttttttttcccgcggggggggggggggggggtttaggtttttgggtgggggggggggtggggggggggttaggtttttgggtggaggggggggggggttaggtttttgggtggtggtggggtgggggtgggtgtttaggtttttggtggtgatgtagtgggtttagttttagcttattggacacttgtcactctataaatccttcttacacttcttacaattagaagcctttgtagaataacttgagcCCCAAATCATGTTTATTGTTTTCATCTCTACTGTTACTCCAGTAAAACATTGTTGTTTATGATGCTTATGTGCTTGATAAGCATTACCCAATGCTTATTCTTCTTGTTGAAAAAGGTTGCTGATTCTCATCTGTGATTATGACTAAAATAGGACAAAAGTGAAAGTAAATTGGTATATTATGCTAACATATCATATATCTTTTTATGTCACTTTTGCTCCCTAATTTTATATTGTAATTCAATATATGAATTCATGGAAATACCACCACTATAGGAAAATGGCAGAGGAACAAATATGTGGGCGTGTCACTTGTTGGCAAGACTCTTGCAGTGATGGGTTTTGGGAAAGTTGGTACCGAAGTTGCAAGGCGTGCAAAGGGGCTCGGTATGAATATAATTGCACACGATCCGTATGCTCCAGCAGATCGTGCTCATGCAATTGGTGTGGATTTAGTAAGTTTTGATGAAGCTATTGCAACCGCTGATTTCATCACACTTCACATGCCTCTCACTCCTGCTACATCAAAGATATTGAATGATGAAAACTTTGCAAAGATGAAAAAAGGTGTTAGAATAGTAAACGTCGCTCGTGGTGGAGTGATAGATGAAGATGCTTTGGTTAGAGCATTAGATGCTGGCATTGTAGCACAGGTACTTGTGTATTAAATTTGTGTATTTGTGTTAGGGTCGTAAACAGGTCGACATACACGCTAACCTGTTTATTGAACATGTTTTGTTTGTGTTGACCCGACTTGCCTGTTTCCAACCCGttccatataattttaaaaattaaatattATATACCACAAAATTCAGTTTCAGTTCTTTAATTAGTTAAATTGATCTCAGTTATGATCTGTATAATGAGTTATATTGATTTGTATAATTGTATAGTTATATTGATTGAAAACAGGGGCTGACTTTGAGTTAAACTGACGATTCTGATTCTGTATAGTTTGTATAACCAATTGAAAACAAGGGTTAATGTTGATCATATATTTGTTTCCAACTTTCCAATGTCTTTTTGTAGTTAAGTTATGGATATCAATGACACTAGTCATACTGGCCCATGTCACTGGGATAGGGTTTAAGTGTTCAACTATTGCGACAGGAATAGTTATGGCCTGGTTCTGGTTGAGTTATACGAACCTGCCAACCTGAACTCGACATGAATTGCCATCCCTAAGACCTAAGTTGTGTTCATAGATTTCATAATTTTAATTAAACTGTGGGGTACTTGCAGGCTGCACTTGATGTATTCACCGTAGAACCTCCACCGAAGGATAGCAAGTTGGTTAATCATGAAAATGTCACTGTCACTCCTCATCTTGGTGCTAGCACCACAGAAGCTCAGGTTTGTAATTAACCATAAGAGCTGCGGCATTTGTTTGGATTTTGTAAAGGTTGTTATTTGGATATATTTATATACAAATTAGTCgattttcattatgtttttgaCTTTAGAGGTGGCAAGATGGGTGGATTGGCCAGGTTGGGTAATGGATCAAAATGGGTTTAGGTCGAATCGGGTCATTTTGAGTATGGGTCGAAACATGCTAGGTTGGGtaatataaatatattattacaTTTATAATGATTAGTTCTCACATTCAAGCTTTGTGCAGGAAGGAGTGGCTATTGAAATTGCTGAAGCTGTCGTTGGAGCATTAAGAGGCGAGCTTGCTGCTACTGCAGTAAATGCTCCCATGGTTCCTTCTGAGGTACCACTCAAATCttaatattttatatatttattttttataaatttgttTACTGGTAATCACTGCTTGATGTCCACCATGTACATGGGCTTTAGCGTCTCCTGAAAATTGGTATATTTTAGAGAACACACAGTTCAAAGGGCAAAGAGACACTGTACCACATATGTTACACACACAATGTCACACAAACATGTGTTTGTGTGTATTACAGGAACCTACATATCTTTAGGAACTAATCAAAATTTTGAATTCGGACCATGTAAGTTGACAAATTCACAAATTGTACAATAAGTATATCTTCAATAGATTGTTTCAAAAGTTCTTCGAAATGAATTCTATTGAAGGTTATGACAATTTCACAGATCCACTCTGACGCATCTTCAATATTGTCGACATTATTCAATAGAAAACTTATGGTACACTTCAATTTAGATATACTAAATGTACACTTTTTCCGACATACGAAATTCAAATTTTTTAGATTCTTTGATTCAATACACACACACAATGATTATCATTATGATTATTATGactcatggttgtaaaagtcccgcctaggctccgagtactccccgagtactcgctacaaggtaggatgccgaggcacgagtactcttctcccaggccaattactccccgagtaatctccgcctaagccgagtacttcccgagtactcccgaatccgactagggagcgcctagcgacttttgcaaccattattattattattattattattataattattatcgTATGTATTCATAATATCTATTATTTAAATAATTTATTACATTTATACATATAGAAATATTTattataaatataactaatatgCTTGTTTATGTTCGTGAGTCTAATCGAGCTAGGTGTGAAGCTCGGGCTTAAGTTCGTTTATTGAACGAACTCCAAGTTAGGCTCGGTATACTGAAACTCCTAAATAATCCATCATCAGAATCATTTTCACTATACATAGACGCTAGAAACCTACAAACTTGCAAAGttataaatatcatatatacTAATATACCCTTACAAAGTAGTTGAAGTATCATGTATACTCAATTCATTAAATACAATTTATTAaatgacaattttacccttatttttttaaaactttgaaatctcatatatgacctttaacttcaaatattatatttactCATTTCTAGCTTAATTCATTTAGCTTAAATATAATATATGGAGTATACTATTAtttattagtaaaaataaaaatgggtaaaaaaaaatataagctAAAAATGTGTTCTATAAAAATATGAAGTCAAAAGATAGCATTTATGAAAACttgaagtaaaaaaaaatatggGTAAAATGATCGTTTTATagattgtttttaataaattggGTATATTCGATATTTTAACTAGTTTGTAAGGGcatatatgatatttttagttttGGTTGGGTATATATGAATATTTTcaggagttaattactgttttcgtccctgtggtttgtcaaaaatcactatttcagtccattagtttaaaaattgcgatttcagtccctgtggtttcactttcataaccatttcagtccatgtggtttcacttttgtaaccatttcaatccattattctgtaaagtacagggactgaaatggttacgaggtggattgaaatggttacgaaagtgaaatcatagggactgaaatcgtaatttttaaactaatggactgaaatagtgatttttgacaaaccacagggacgaaaacagtaattaactcatatTTTCAGGTTTGTAATCATAGATGATTTGTTTGCTTCAGGTACTTATAGAACTGAAACCTTATGTTACACTGGCGGAAAAACTAGGGCGTTTGGCTGTACAGTTAGTAGCAGGAGGAAGTGGTGTAAAAACCGTAAAAGTCACATACACATCAGCCCGAGCTCCCGATGACCTGGACACTAGACTACTTCGTGCGATGGTCACTAAAGGTCTAATTGAGCCTATTTCTAGTGTATTCGTTAACTTAGTAAATGCAGATTTCACAGCCAAACAAAGAGGAATACGGATCAGTGAAGAACGGGTCATCTTAGACGGGTCCCCCCAGAAGCCACTCGAGGCCATTCGGGTCCAGATTGCTAATGTCGAGTCTAGATTCGCGAGTGCAATTTCTGAACTGGGAGAGATAAAAGTTGAGGGTCAGGTCAAAGATGGGATTCCTCGTTTGACTAAAGTTGGAGATTTTGGAGTTGATGTGAGTTTGGAAGGAAATATTATACTTTGCAGGTACACTTAACTGTCTTTTTAAGTTGCTGATAAGGGTGTGCATGGTTCGGTTTTAGGTTTTTgaaaaccgttcggtttcggttttagCAACAGTTCGGtttggtttttggaacaaaattacgTAAGATTCAAAAATAAATAGTATAATCCGAAATTTAAGAATCTTTTTtagatgtttacatttaagttattatatttaaccTTTTAATTAATACCGTTCACATAAACCTAgccttctaatctatttttatgtttctccatcggtttttattaagacatttttTTGTATACTACTTTTGAAgatcatttaattttaatattaaaATTCTGGTATTTCTTGTAAACAATAGATGAAATCAtttcaattataaataaacatgttaatgtttttattataaatacataacattcaagaataaaattaacaATTCCTACTAGCATGGGTTAAACACTTAACAACTTGAACTAAAACATAAGAATATATGGACTAGGCCTACTATTGTAAtctgtcggttcggttcggttcggttattggAAATGGTTATCTCAAAGCCGAACTGAAATTTATCGGTTATTAATAATCTgaaaaccgaaccgtcggtttttgtttcggttcggttttctgctcacccctagTTGCTGATTTGGGTTCTTATATGACATTTTTTCACGAACTTTTTACATATGTGACATCTAACGTGAGCACTCGTGTTGCATGGCATTAACTACTGACACATCAGTGATTTTATCACCGTTTTCTGCATGTGACACTTGATTTGGTGTACAATAGAAATCAGCATGCATTTTATTACTGTTTATAGTAACCGAGTTACCTATTATTGGATGGCCTGCTTGACCAATTTTGAAGATGTTTAAAAATCTGAAGATGTAGCACCTATTTGACATTTTGATCTTATTTTTAAGGAGTACTTTTAGGCAACTACTTGTTTTAACTATGACCTGATGACATCACTAGTGCCACATCAACTACTCTATTATTACTGATTGTGAGTTTAAAAGGAGATATTGTATTTTGCAGGCAGGTTGACCAGCCGGGTATGATCGGATTGGTTGGAAGCATATTGGGAGAAGAGAACGTGAATGTGAGTTTCATGAGCGTGGGTAGGACCGTCCCGAGAAAGCAAGCTATTATGACGATTGGTGTTGATGAGAAACCGAGCAAAGAGGCATTGAAGAAGATTGGAGATATTCCAGCTGTTGAGGAGTTTGTGTTTCTTGCTTTGTAAGGGGGACTGGCTGAACTCATTTTTTGGGTAGTAGCAAGACGATAATAGACGCTAGGGAGGTGGTGAGATGGTCACGTCAGTCGGGTTGGCTCAATTCTTTGGTACAACTGATACCAATCGAGTAATTAGGTTGAATCACAAGCATATTTTTCTGTCTATTTCAAACATTTAATTTTTTCTCTTTATTTCTGAATTCTGAACACCTTTTTGTTTTCTTCTATTGCGAAAAATTGGATTTTAATAGTCCAACCTATTACATATTAGCCGGTAATAGTCCTACGTAACGACATGCATCAAAAGTTTGCCACATAAGCAGTCCAcgtaaggaaaaaaaaaaaactaactgaaGAAGCTCGTTGAGAGAATATAGGTTAAAAGTTGGGACTGCTACAGGTCAATGGGtaatagttgagattatttaaatccgATATtccatttttgtaaatagttgtTGCTCCAAATACGGTTATGAAAAAAGTAATCTTGAATGGGGCATATAGCGGGAGCACAAATAAAAAGAGTATCCTTGATAGGCAAGAGTTCATATATAAACGGAATTTTAAAATTGACACATTTTTACAGTTAACACAATATAACTGAAAGTAACTAAAATTGTGGAAATTTCTTAAAATTCACAAATCATGACGCCGAATTATAAAATTTTGGATTGAGAGTTTGATACGTGCCAAGTGTAGTCAACCTACACATACACCACTTTACCCACAATCTTTAAACGTGGCCATGCATAATCCTTTAATGCAACTTTTATTTGTTTTGTGTTAGTTATTTTATAAACCTATAGAGTAGTGGTAGTCATGTTCTTATTAACTTCCATTTCAGTTATTCACTTATGTAGCCTATAAAAGGCATTGCAAGTTTATCAATGAGAGGAAGGCAGAAAATTGGAACAAATTATCTATCACATCTTATTTCTTTGGGAGTGTTTGCCTACTACAAAAGGCTAAATTTATTAGGAGATTGACCATCTCGAATCGGTCCCTATCAGAGTTGGGGCTGTGTACGGCTTTGGCAACAGGAGTATAAATGTTGCAGAACAAGAAGATATAGTTCTGCTCATACACACCCATCTATCTAGGCTTCATAATCTCCCTTAACTGTTATGAACAAAATTGCATTTCTGCAAAATTTCAACAAGACCTCAAGTTCTATTAACAATTTTTTAGCAGTTGATTCCAAGTGGTGGTAGGTTCTATTTTGATATTTATTCCCACACCATGTTTACATAATCTCAAATGCTCATTAGAACCAAGCACTAGCCATCATAGTTTGAACCCGCATCATAATGGTTCATGAACCCGAGATAAACGGAAGATTAGCTATAGTTGTAGGAGAGAAATGCAGGTTCTGAGTTGCTAAATATGCTGCAACCCCTGCAGCATAACCAGCAAAAGCAAAGCCACTTACCTGAACCAAGAAAAAGTTGCGTTAATACGAATTTGTGGATACACTTTTAGTAAAGGTTGTcaaaacgggtcatgcccaattgaCCCACAAACAACTTTTTGTTCAGTTTAGAACAAAAAGGTTTTGTAAATAAATTATATGTTAATTATGATTTTATGGATAATGTATGCGGAGGTCACCAATGTATCCAACTTTTTTCATCGAAGCCAATGAAGAACATACCTTTTTCAAATACCAAAAAAAGTCGATTTTTTCCATTCCCATTAAAGCAACACCAGCAGCAGATCCAATAATAAGCATGGACCCACCAGTGCCAGCACAAAATGCAATCAACTGCCAGAATTGGGAGTCTTGGGGATAAGTTGAAAGATCATACATCCCCATGGTTGCAGCCACCAACGGAACGTTATCTATAATTGCCGAAACTACCCCTATTGCACTCGCAATCAGCTCACTACTGGCAATATGGGCATCAAGGTAAGTTGCTAGTTCTTTAAGAAGCCCAGCTGCCTCTAAGCTATTAAGGTTTCAAGATTTCCATGAAAAGTAAGACAAAATCAGAAGTTTGATACTCCAAAATAATCGCTCAATTTAAAAAGTGGATAGTCATAATCTGCTATTTTTCCCATATTACCCTTAATACCTTTATAATTAAAATATTGCAAGTTCTTCCCTAAAAAGAGGAAGAAAAGTAGTGACGGGTCAAAACTATAGTTTTTGGTCAATAAAGGTCATTTTGTTACGAAACATGTTGGGCTGACCCGAACATTAGTTGTTCAATCTATTAAACATATTAGAAAAATAGTTTGTGTTAGATATCGTTACAAATAATATCTCACAACAATAAAACAATTTTACGAATAAAGTAATTTAGTAGGTTGCATGTATTAACAATACACTTGGGATGACATTTGACCTGTTTCTGTTTTAGCTATTTTTAATTTTTACCCATTTGAAAAGAccccttttattttattttaaacatTTGACCCATTTCCTTATTAGCTTTTTTAATTTGACCCGTTAGGAAAACACTCGACTTTTACCCGttcttataatttttttaacatttgaccTGTTAGAAAAACACCCGATTTTTACATGTTTCCTTTTTAcctattttttatacttttaccCAATTTGCACGTGTTAACATGCTAATCGATCCATCTACCACCTCTACGAAAAAGTTTTATTTTGTAAATTGTAATATAAAAATACATGAAAAAATGTGATTTTAAGGCATACCTACTGACAGATAAAAGGATCCCAAGGAAGAAAAGAGCTCCTTGAGTATCTATACGGGATAAAGCTTGTGGTACTTTTAACCGTTGTCTGTCTGATTCCCCATAGTGGATAGCATCAGTTAGGATCCACAGAACCCCGAGCCCGAATAACATACCCAAATAAGGAGGCAAGCCCGTTAAAGATTTGAAAACTGGAACAAACACT
This is a stretch of genomic DNA from Helianthus annuus cultivar XRQ/B chromosome 16, HanXRQr2.0-SUNRISE, whole genome shotgun sequence. It encodes these proteins:
- the LOC110915392 gene encoding D-3-phosphoglycerate dehydrogenase 1, chloroplastic, encoding MAVSSSSLILSPPSLTKSHLTSLSLSWKQLPRNLSLPRHHRRRAPPIFAVVVSMNSKPTILVAEKLGDAGLDLLKSFANVDCSYNLSPEELCTKISLCDALIVRSGTKVSREVFESSGGRLKVVGRAGVGIDNVDLAAATEHGCLVVNAPTANTVAAAEHGIALLTAMARNVAQADASIKAGKWQRNKYVGVSLVGKTLAVMGFGKVGTEVARRAKGLGMNIIAHDPYAPADRAHAIGVDLVSFDEAIATADFITLHMPLTPATSKILNDENFAKMKKGVRIVNVARGGVIDEDALVRALDAGIVAQAALDVFTVEPPPKDSKLVNHENVTVTPHLGASTTEAQEGVAIEIAEAVVGALRGELAATAVNAPMVPSEVLIELKPYVTLAEKLGRLAVQLVAGGSGVKTVKVTYTSARAPDDLDTRLLRAMVTKGLIEPISSVFVNLVNADFTAKQRGIRISEERVILDGSPQKPLEAIRVQIANVESRFASAISELGEIKVEGQVKDGIPRLTKVGDFGVDVSLEGNIILCRQVDQPGMIGLVGSILGEENVNVSFMSVGRTVPRKQAIMTIGVDEKPSKEALKKIGDIPAVEEFVFLAL